One Streptosporangium sp. NBC_01495 DNA window includes the following coding sequences:
- a CDS encoding VLRF1 family aeRF1-type release factor — MRFDRDALREVVSIGDELGVLSFYVNVDPHEETQSRPACRIRFGNELADLRERVTADQDRTRRTAVLKRLEDLEADFRLLLNPYETGVGRVMFAPVSGDETRVFSFQLPVADQIVLEPTAYVRPLVNTVETAPSAGLVVVSRDGVRIIDYRYGQAQEAGRAYFDVSSEDWRETRGPALSEFSQQGPSQRDRFERRVEDNVARIVRGAAPRVTEQATTRDWTVVVLIGDVQLTKILAEELTGDVIQVDAVVDSLSAAKVAEYVEPQLRGARTRFGTGLAIRARDAALSGGRGALGLRDTTKALNESRVARLLLDECREWRGGRAAEGLLYPPDETPPEGLTLVEEHRMGERMIERVLDIDAEVIVLDREASEVLADVDGVGAILRW; from the coding sequence GTGAGATTCGATCGTGATGCTCTACGGGAAGTCGTCTCCATCGGCGACGAGCTGGGGGTGCTGTCGTTCTACGTGAACGTCGACCCGCATGAGGAAACGCAGTCCCGGCCCGCCTGCCGGATCCGGTTCGGCAACGAGCTGGCCGACCTGCGGGAGCGGGTCACGGCGGACCAGGACCGGACGCGGCGGACGGCCGTCCTGAAGCGGCTGGAGGATCTTGAAGCCGACTTCCGGCTGCTCCTCAACCCGTACGAGACCGGGGTGGGGCGGGTGATGTTCGCCCCCGTGAGCGGTGACGAGACGCGGGTCTTCTCCTTCCAGCTGCCGGTCGCCGACCAGATCGTGCTGGAGCCGACGGCCTACGTGCGCCCGCTGGTCAACACGGTCGAGACGGCGCCGTCCGCCGGGCTCGTGGTCGTCTCCAGGGACGGGGTGCGCATCATCGACTACCGGTACGGCCAGGCCCAGGAGGCCGGCAGGGCGTACTTCGACGTGTCCTCCGAGGACTGGCGGGAGACGCGCGGTCCCGCGCTCTCGGAGTTCTCCCAGCAGGGTCCGTCGCAGCGGGACAGGTTCGAACGCCGGGTCGAGGACAACGTCGCCAGGATCGTGCGCGGGGCGGCGCCGCGCGTCACCGAGCAGGCCACGACCCGCGACTGGACCGTGGTCGTGCTGATCGGCGACGTCCAGCTGACCAAGATCCTGGCCGAAGAGCTGACCGGCGACGTCATCCAGGTCGACGCGGTGGTGGACTCGCTGTCCGCGGCGAAGGTCGCCGAGTACGTGGAACCGCAGCTGCGGGGCGCCCGGACACGGTTCGGCACCGGCCTGGCGATCCGGGCCAGGGACGCCGCGCTGTCCGGCGGGCGCGGCGCGCTCGGCCTGCGGGACACGACCAAGGCGCTGAACGAGAGCCGGGTGGCGCGGCTGCTGCTGGACGAATGCCGCGAGTGGCGCGGCGGGCGTGCCGCCGAAGGGCTGCTCTACCCGCCCGACGAGACCCCGCCGGAGGGATTGACGCTCGTCGAGGAGCACAGGATGGGGGAGCGCATGATCGAGCGCGTCCTGGACATCGACGCCGAAGTGATCGTTCTGGACAGGGAGGCCTCGGAGGTCCTGGCCGACGTCGACGGGGTCGGAGCGATCCTGCGCTGGTGA
- a CDS encoding 3' terminal RNA ribose 2'-O-methyltransferase Hen1 — protein sequence MLLTISTTLRPATDLGFLLHKHPDRVQEFGQSYGVARVLYPEAGEERCTAALMLDVDPIRLVRSRDRSTPDYTLGQYVNDRPYAASSLLAVALADVFRTARTGRCDSRPELAAGPIPLEITLPVLPCKGGPELAHRLFEPLGWRVEATALPLDEEFPEWGDSRYVRLVLRGEVRLADALNQLYVLLPVLDDAKHYWVAPDEVDKLIRAGESWLAAHPDRGLITRRYLGRRWALTRTAFARLAEIGDDVEEDLEPPVEEDPAADPAIEGSADESPVAGAFAGEGTAERGSAVAGTSVVPGDGSVAGAPATAFGGTGAPDEVLPADESPAEGEAQAGPAGATRRPLNTLRLEAVLATLERLGASTVIDLGCGSGRLVGALLERPRLTRVAGVDVSAQALALAARRLRLDRMPERRRERLELFQGALTYTDARFAGYDAAVLMEVVEHVDPPRLDALERVVFGAARPGHVIVTTPNAEHNVRYEFLSGMRHPDHRFEWTRAEFRAWAAKVCGEYGYRVEFLPVGDDDPEVGPPTQMALFGLAGAGDPTGAPGDPGSAEGSAGTAEPVSAGGLVSAGGSVRMDGPVGAGGAGGTGGGDD from the coding sequence GTGTTGCTGACGATCTCCACCACCTTGCGACCCGCCACGGACCTAGGGTTCCTGCTGCACAAGCATCCCGACCGGGTCCAGGAGTTCGGGCAGTCGTACGGCGTGGCACGTGTTCTCTATCCCGAGGCGGGCGAGGAGCGCTGCACGGCCGCGCTGATGCTCGACGTCGACCCGATCCGCCTGGTGCGCTCGCGCGACCGGTCCACGCCCGACTACACGCTGGGCCAGTACGTCAACGACCGGCCCTACGCCGCGTCGTCGCTGCTGGCCGTGGCGCTGGCCGACGTGTTCCGCACGGCGCGCACCGGACGCTGTGACAGCCGTCCCGAGCTGGCCGCAGGTCCGATCCCGTTGGAGATCACCCTGCCCGTGCTGCCGTGCAAGGGTGGTCCCGAGCTCGCGCACCGGCTGTTCGAACCGCTGGGCTGGCGGGTCGAGGCGACCGCCCTGCCGCTGGACGAGGAGTTCCCCGAGTGGGGCGACTCCCGCTACGTGCGGCTGGTGCTGCGCGGGGAGGTCCGTCTGGCCGACGCGCTCAACCAGCTCTACGTGCTGCTTCCGGTGCTCGACGACGCCAAGCACTACTGGGTGGCCCCCGACGAGGTGGACAAGCTGATCAGGGCGGGCGAGTCGTGGCTGGCCGCCCACCCCGACCGGGGGCTGATCACCCGCCGCTACCTCGGCCGTCGCTGGGCCCTCACCCGCACCGCCTTCGCCCGCCTCGCCGAGATCGGCGACGACGTGGAGGAGGACCTCGAACCCCCCGTCGAGGAGGACCCCGCGGCCGACCCCGCCATCGAGGGTTCCGCCGACGAGAGTCCCGTCGCGGGGGCCTTCGCCGGGGAAGGCACCGCGGAGAGGGGTTCCGCGGTGGCGGGGACCTCCGTCGTACCGGGAGACGGCTCCGTCGCGGGGGCGCCCGCCACCGCCTTCGGCGGGACCGGCGCGCCGGACGAGGTCCTCCCGGCCGATGAGTCCCCCGCCGAGGGGGAGGCGCAGGCAGGGCCCGCGGGTGCCACCAGGCGGCCGTTGAACACCCTGCGCCTGGAGGCCGTGCTCGCCACGCTGGAGAGGCTGGGCGCGAGCACTGTCATCGACCTCGGGTGCGGCTCCGGCCGCCTGGTCGGGGCGCTGCTCGAACGGCCCCGCCTCACCAGGGTGGCCGGGGTGGACGTGTCCGCCCAGGCGCTGGCGCTCGCGGCCAGGCGCCTGAGGCTCGACCGGATGCCCGAGCGCCGGAGGGAGCGGCTGGAGCTGTTCCAGGGCGCGCTGACCTACACCGACGCGCGGTTCGCCGGGTATGACGCCGCGGTGCTGATGGAGGTCGTCGAGCACGTCGATCCGCCGCGCCTGGACGCGCTGGAGCGGGTGGTCTTCGGAGCCGCCCGGCCGGGGCACGTGATCGTCACGACCCCCAACGCCGAGCACAACGTCCGCTACGAGTTCCTGAGCGGCATGCGCCACCCCGACCACCGCTTCGAGTGGACCCGCGCCGAGTTCCGCGCGTGGGCGGCGAAGGTGTGCGGCGAGTACGGCTACCGCGTCGAGTTCCTGCCGGTCGGCGACGACGACCCCGAGGTGGGCCCGCCCACCCAGATGGCCCTGTTCGGCCTCGCGGGCGCGGGCGATCCCACGGGCGCGCCAGGCGACCCCGGGAGTGCGGAGGGCTCCGCGGGCACGGCGGAACCCGTGAGCGCGGGAGGTCTCGTGAGCGCGGGAGGTTCCGTGAGGATGGATGGGCCGGTGGGCGCGGGAGGCGCGGGAGGCACGGGAGGTGGAGATGACTGA
- a CDS encoding polynucleotide kinase-phosphatase, whose translation MTEIAVPEMSLVVLVGVSGSGKSTFAARHFAPTQVISSDFCRGLVADDENDQAATPDAFDVLHYIVGTRLRRGLLTVVDATNVQWEARKTLVELAKSHNVLVDAIVLDVPEELAIARNETRPDRDFGARVVTRQRKDLRRSMGKISRDGFRRVHVLRGAEEIEAATVVTERAWTDRRELTGPFDIVGDVHGCRAELEALLRDLGWEVGPGGAGAIHPEGRTAVFVGDLVDRGPDSPGVLRLVMGMVAAGTALCVSGNHEQKLARALNGRKVRVAHGLQESLDQLAAEPEGFRREALAFMDGLISHYQLDGGRLVVAHAGLKEAYHGRASGRVRSFALYGDTTGETDEYGLPVRYPWAREYRGRAMVVYGHTPVPEPEWINNTICLDTGVVFGGRLTALRYPEREIVSVPAERVWYEPVKPLTAPGHRDPGLLSVDDVRGTRHIEVRHGGGRIKIREENSAAALEIMSRFAVDPRWLVYLPPTMAPPETSRLDGYLEHPAEAFAEFAAAGVTRVVCEEKHMGSRAVAVLAADPEVAAARFGITDGTAGAVYTRTGRPFFADTTELVDRLRRVCAPLMEELGSGWLALDCELLPWSAKAEGLIRGQYASVGAAARTVLPEAVGVLEAAAGRGLDVGDLLDRTRRRSTNAARFRQAYARYCWPVSGLEGLRLAPFQILACEGRATAIQEPHSWHLDLLSRLDDPLIAPTRHVFADPASPESTEAATAWWSALTAEGGEGMVVKPLEQPDGRSRVQPGVKVRGREYLRIIYGPDYTESLDVLRHRFLGRKRSLALREHALGLEALSRLAEGEPLWRVHEAVFAVLALESEPVDPRL comes from the coding sequence ATGACTGAGATCGCCGTACCGGAGATGTCGCTGGTCGTGCTCGTGGGGGTGTCCGGCAGCGGCAAGTCGACCTTCGCCGCCAGGCACTTCGCGCCGACCCAGGTGATCTCCTCCGACTTCTGCCGGGGCCTGGTCGCCGACGACGAGAACGACCAGGCCGCCACCCCCGATGCCTTCGACGTGCTCCACTACATCGTCGGCACCCGCCTGCGGCGCGGGCTGCTCACGGTCGTGGACGCCACGAACGTCCAGTGGGAGGCGCGCAAGACGCTGGTCGAGCTCGCGAAGTCGCACAACGTACTGGTCGACGCGATCGTCCTGGACGTGCCGGAGGAGCTGGCGATCGCGCGCAACGAGACCAGGCCCGACCGGGATTTCGGGGCTCGCGTGGTCACCAGGCAGCGCAAGGACCTGCGCCGTTCGATGGGCAAGATCTCCCGTGACGGTTTCCGCCGGGTCCACGTGCTGCGCGGGGCCGAGGAGATCGAGGCCGCCACGGTCGTCACCGAGAGGGCGTGGACCGACAGGCGCGAGCTGACCGGCCCGTTCGACATCGTCGGCGACGTACACGGCTGCCGTGCCGAGCTGGAGGCGCTGCTGCGCGACCTCGGCTGGGAGGTCGGCCCCGGCGGCGCGGGTGCGATCCACCCCGAGGGCAGGACGGCGGTGTTCGTCGGCGACCTGGTGGACCGGGGGCCCGACTCACCGGGCGTGCTCCGGCTGGTCATGGGCATGGTCGCGGCCGGGACCGCGCTGTGCGTGTCGGGCAACCACGAGCAGAAGCTGGCCCGCGCGCTCAACGGCCGCAAGGTCAGGGTGGCCCACGGCCTCCAGGAGTCGCTGGACCAGCTGGCCGCCGAGCCGGAGGGGTTCAGGCGGGAGGCGCTGGCCTTCATGGACGGGCTGATCAGCCACTACCAGCTCGACGGGGGCAGGCTCGTCGTCGCCCACGCCGGGCTCAAGGAGGCCTACCACGGCCGCGCCTCCGGCAGGGTCCGCTCCTTCGCGCTGTACGGCGACACCACCGGCGAGACCGACGAGTACGGCCTGCCGGTGCGCTACCCCTGGGCGCGCGAGTACCGGGGCCGGGCCATGGTCGTCTACGGCCACACCCCGGTTCCCGAGCCCGAGTGGATCAACAACACGATCTGCCTGGACACCGGGGTGGTCTTCGGCGGGCGGCTGACCGCGCTGCGCTACCCGGAGCGGGAGATCGTCTCGGTGCCCGCCGAGCGCGTCTGGTACGAGCCGGTCAAGCCGCTGACCGCCCCCGGCCACCGCGACCCCGGCCTGCTCTCCGTCGACGACGTGCGGGGCACCCGGCACATCGAGGTGCGCCACGGCGGTGGCCGCATCAAGATCCGCGAGGAGAACTCGGCCGCCGCGTTGGAGATCATGAGCCGGTTCGCGGTCGACCCGCGCTGGCTGGTCTACCTCCCGCCGACGATGGCGCCCCCGGAGACCTCCCGCCTCGACGGCTACCTGGAGCACCCGGCCGAGGCGTTCGCCGAGTTCGCGGCGGCCGGGGTGACCCGGGTGGTGTGCGAGGAGAAGCACATGGGCTCGCGGGCGGTGGCCGTGCTGGCCGCCGACCCGGAGGTGGCGGCGGCGCGGTTCGGGATCACCGACGGCACCGCGGGGGCGGTCTACACCCGTACCGGGAGGCCGTTCTTCGCCGACACCACCGAGCTGGTCGACAGGCTCAGGCGGGTGTGCGCGCCGCTGATGGAGGAGCTGGGGTCCGGCTGGCTCGCCCTCGACTGCGAGCTGCTGCCCTGGTCGGCCAAGGCCGAGGGGCTGATCCGCGGCCAGTACGCGTCGGTGGGCGCCGCGGCCCGCACGGTGCTGCCCGAGGCGGTCGGCGTGCTGGAAGCGGCGGCCGGGCGCGGTTTGGATGTGGGCGATCTGTTGGACCGCACCCGACGCCGCTCCACCAACGCTGCCCGTTTCAGGCAGGCATATGCACGTTACTGCTGGCCTGTCTCCGGGCTGGAGGGCCTTCGCCTGGCACCGTTCCAGATCCTCGCCTGCGAGGGCCGGGCGACCGCGATCCAGGAGCCGCACTCCTGGCACCTGGACCTGCTGTCCCGGCTCGACGACCCGCTGATCGCGCCCACCCGGCACGTGTTCGCGGATCCTGCCTCGCCGGAGTCCACGGAGGCGGCCACGGCCTGGTGGTCGGCGCTGACCGCCGAGGGCGGTGAGGGCATGGTCGTCAAGCCGCTGGAGCAGCCGGACGGGCGGAGCCGGGTGCAGCCCGGGGTCAAGGTACGCGGGCGGGAGTACCTGCGGATCATCTACGGTCCCGACTACACCGAGAGCCTGGACGTCCTGCGCCACCGGTTCCTGGGCCGCAAGCGCTCGCTCGCCCTGCGCGAGCACGCGCTGGGTCTTGAGGCGCTCTCCCGCCTGGCCGAGGGGGAGCCGCTGTGGAGGGTGCACGAGGCGGTCTTCGCCGTGCTGGCCCTGGAGTCCGAACCGGTCGATCCCCGCCTGTAG
- the mug gene encoding G/U mismatch-specific DNA glycosylase, producing MPSQEQESIPPARATARPTRAELEAAGDTTIEDVLGPSLDVLFCGINPGLYSAATGHHFARPGNRFWPALYRSGFTPRLLSPAEQDLLPSYGLGITNVVRRPSAQAAELSAEEFRAGGERLVRLVAEVGPKVLAVAGVTAYRQAFGVPKAMIGPQESRIGGAAVWVLPNPSGLNAHWTLDGIAEEMRRLRESLV from the coding sequence GTGCCGTCCCAGGAACAGGAAAGTATCCCGCCCGCGCGGGCCACGGCCCGGCCGACCCGCGCCGAGCTCGAGGCGGCCGGGGACACGACGATCGAGGACGTTCTCGGACCCTCGCTGGACGTGCTGTTCTGCGGGATCAACCCCGGCCTGTACTCCGCGGCCACCGGCCATCACTTCGCCCGCCCCGGCAACCGCTTCTGGCCCGCGCTGTACCGCTCGGGCTTCACCCCCCGGCTGCTGTCCCCGGCCGAGCAGGACCTGCTTCCCTCGTACGGGCTGGGTATCACCAACGTGGTGCGACGGCCCTCCGCGCAGGCGGCGGAACTGTCCGCCGAGGAGTTCCGCGCGGGCGGGGAGCGGCTGGTGAGACTGGTCGCCGAGGTCGGGCCGAAGGTGCTGGCGGTGGCGGGGGTGACCGCCTACCGGCAGGCGTTCGGAGTGCCCAAGGCCATGATCGGGCCGCAGGAGTCCCGGATCGGCGGCGCGGCGGTGTGGGTGCTGCCCAACCCGAGCGGCCTGAACGCGCACTGGACGCTGGACGGGATCGCCGAGGAGATGCGGCGGCTGCGGGAGTCGCTCGTCTGA
- a CDS encoding DUF1707 SHOCT-like domain-containing protein encodes MTPRDDLRIGDAERDVAMESLREHYVQGRLTREELDERLELTLSARTGGELARVSADLPGPRDPRPEESENTWGPWGAGAPWGPGGPWGPGRGHRAHAHPWGPHRPGGRRHHQGWSHHHMGHRGGPPFFPLMIPVLVAGMLIGGFGVLKFLFLAWLVMAVLGMLRRGRGRSRTRSGRIGPPAAF; translated from the coding sequence ATGACCCCCCGAGACGACCTCCGCATCGGAGACGCTGAGCGTGACGTGGCGATGGAGTCCCTGCGCGAGCACTACGTGCAGGGCCGCCTGACCCGCGAGGAGCTCGACGAGCGCCTCGAACTGACCCTGTCCGCGCGGACGGGCGGCGAGCTGGCCCGGGTGAGCGCGGACCTTCCCGGCCCGCGCGACCCCCGGCCGGAGGAGTCCGAGAACACCTGGGGTCCCTGGGGCGCGGGAGCCCCCTGGGGCCCCGGCGGGCCGTGGGGTCCTGGCCGCGGGCACCGCGCGCACGCCCACCCCTGGGGCCCCCACCGGCCCGGAGGCCGCCGTCACCACCAGGGCTGGAGCCACCACCACATGGGCCACCGCGGCGGGCCGCCGTTCTTCCCCCTGATGATTCCGGTGCTGGTGGCCGGGATGCTGATCGGCGGGTTCGGGGTGCTCAAGTTCCTCTTCCTCGCCTGGCTGGTGATGGCCGTGCTGGGCATGCTCCGCCGGGGGCGGGGGCGCTCCAGGACGCGCTCCGGCCGGATCGGCCCCCCGGCCGCGTTCTGA
- a CDS encoding PadR family transcriptional regulator gives MTSSNAMGGPWAGFGSPEVRREMKRAAREAWRQMATGWHEGGPEHGPRAPHHTHHEHHEGGPHGHRHRGHRGPFPFGGGFPWDLGRGGKGGRGPFGGGPFGGGPPFGRGRKAKRGDVRAAILALLTESSHNGYQIIQEIERRSEGGWKPSPGAVYPALQQLTDEGLVLAEENEGRKTFSLTDAGRAYVAEHSDEVRAPWEEMTPEVDDSTWELMDITRQSGFAMLQILQTGSDAQIRQAKQTLVETRRKLYQILADGDPGDTGEE, from the coding sequence ATGACATCATCCAACGCGATGGGCGGCCCCTGGGCCGGATTCGGATCCCCGGAGGTCAGGCGCGAGATGAAGCGCGCGGCCAGGGAGGCATGGCGGCAGATGGCCACCGGATGGCACGAGGGCGGCCCGGAGCACGGCCCCCGCGCGCCCCACCACACGCACCACGAACACCACGAGGGCGGGCCCCACGGGCACCGGCACCGCGGCCACCGCGGCCCCTTCCCCTTCGGCGGCGGGTTCCCCTGGGACCTCGGCCGGGGCGGCAAGGGGGGCAGAGGCCCGTTCGGCGGGGGACCCTTCGGCGGCGGGCCGCCGTTCGGGCGCGGGCGCAAGGCGAAGCGCGGCGACGTCCGCGCCGCGATCCTCGCCCTGCTCACCGAGTCCTCGCACAACGGCTACCAGATCATCCAGGAGATCGAGCGGCGCAGCGAGGGCGGCTGGAAGCCCAGCCCGGGAGCGGTCTACCCGGCCCTGCAGCAGCTCACCGACGAGGGCCTGGTCCTGGCCGAGGAGAACGAGGGCCGCAAGACCTTCAGCCTCACCGACGCCGGGCGCGCCTACGTGGCCGAGCACTCCGACGAGGTGCGCGCCCCGTGGGAGGAGATGACGCCCGAGGTCGACGACAGCACCTGGGAGCTGATGGACATCACCCGCCAGTCGGGGTTCGCCATGCTCCAGATCCTGCAGACCGGCAGCGACGCGCAGATCCGGCAGGCGAAGCAGACCCTGGTCGAGACGCGTCGCAAGCTCTACCAGATCTTGGCCGACGGCGACCCCGGCGACACCGGCGAGGAGTGA
- a CDS encoding metal-dependent hydrolase has protein sequence MMGHTHALTGAIAWLGVAPALAALPLLTETSRFIETGVMVNALNPAEFVAGAIICAGAAMLPDLDHPSATIAQTFGPVTWGLSKAVSWLAGGHRNATHSLVFAIAMGFGAHYLANTYPIGRDILVVLLIGLALRSIGIGIPGKKFASAMLNVGMTAGLFVVFRSDNVEYAWLGLAVAIGCLTHVLGDCCTEKGCPVLWPMRQKWLLPWKIGIKTGRAFEQKFLAPVLSVVVLGLLYLRLAPQ, from the coding sequence ATGATGGGGCATACGCATGCGCTGACGGGTGCGATCGCCTGGCTGGGGGTGGCTCCCGCGCTGGCCGCGCTGCCCCTGCTGACCGAGACGTCCAGGTTCATCGAGACCGGCGTCATGGTCAACGCGCTCAATCCGGCCGAGTTCGTCGCCGGGGCCATCATCTGCGCCGGTGCCGCGATGCTGCCGGACCTCGACCATCCGAGCGCGACGATCGCGCAGACGTTCGGGCCGGTCACCTGGGGGCTGAGCAAGGCGGTCTCGTGGCTCGCCGGAGGACACCGTAACGCCACCCACTCGCTGGTGTTCGCGATCGCGATGGGCTTCGGCGCGCACTACCTGGCCAACACCTATCCGATCGGCCGCGACATCCTGGTGGTCCTGCTCATCGGCCTGGCGCTGCGGTCGATCGGCATCGGCATCCCGGGCAAGAAGTTCGCCTCGGCGATGCTCAACGTCGGCATGACGGCCGGGCTGTTCGTGGTGTTCCGCAGCGACAACGTGGAATACGCCTGGCTGGGGCTGGCGGTCGCGATCGGGTGCCTGACCCACGTTCTGGGGGACTGCTGCACCGAGAAGGGCTGCCCGGTGCTGTGGCCGATGCGGCAGAAGTGGCTGTTGCCGTGGAAGATCGGCATCAAGACGGGCCGCGCCTTCGAGCAGAAGTTTCTCGCCCCGGTACTTTCCGTCGTCGTTCTCGGGCTGCTGTACCTCCGTCTCGCTCCACAGTGA